From candidate division Zixibacteria bacterium HGW-Zixibacteria-1, a single genomic window includes:
- a CDS encoding sigma-54-dependent Fis family transcriptional regulator, whose amino-acid sequence MPKEKASILVVDDAADTLEILQRNLTSQGYKVFTAGGVAEAIQFLNGTEVDLVITDLKMPKISGLDLVRHVRENLQDTEVMMITGFATVESAVKAIKIGAEEYLSKPFTDDELLAAVKKILEKQNTRRAAGGEELAELRTLEGLIGESAVMQKIQKSIRKAASTSATVLITGESGTGKELVARAIHYNSPRASAPFVPVNCGGIPEGLLESELFGHVKGAFTGATESRAGFFQTAEGGTIFLDEISETSLSMQVKLLRVLQNREVSMVGDSRTRKVDVRIVAATNKNLLNLVNKGAVREDLYFRLSVITIAVPPLRDRGDDVLLLTRHFSGKYAEEYGKQAPHFTDEVLAALKNYYWPGNVRELENLMHRLIVMTDSETIDVAELPPSMRFSVSTTTGLNRSLADVELEYIKNVLSSVSGNKTKAAEILGIDRKTLREKLKDTKPE is encoded by the coding sequence ATGCCTAAAGAGAAGGCGTCCATACTGGTTGTCGATGATGCTGCGGATACGCTGGAAATTCTGCAGCGCAACCTGACCTCTCAGGGATATAAAGTTTTCACGGCGGGCGGGGTCGCCGAGGCCATTCAATTCCTGAACGGCACCGAGGTTGACCTGGTTATCACCGATTTGAAAATGCCCAAGATCAGCGGGCTCGATCTGGTGCGGCATGTCCGCGAAAATCTGCAGGACACCGAAGTGATGATGATCACCGGCTTCGCTACGGTGGAAAGCGCCGTGAAGGCGATCAAGATCGGCGCCGAGGAATACCTCTCCAAACCGTTCACCGATGATGAGCTTCTGGCGGCCGTCAAAAAGATTCTGGAAAAACAAAATACGCGCCGCGCCGCCGGCGGGGAAGAACTGGCGGAGCTGCGTACCCTGGAAGGTTTGATCGGTGAATCGGCCGTCATGCAGAAAATACAGAAATCGATCAGAAAGGCGGCCTCGACATCGGCCACGGTTCTGATAACGGGAGAGAGCGGCACCGGAAAGGAGCTCGTGGCCCGGGCCATTCATTACAACAGTCCGCGGGCCTCGGCGCCGTTTGTCCCGGTGAACTGCGGGGGTATCCCGGAAGGTCTTCTTGAAAGCGAGTTGTTCGGACATGTCAAAGGCGCCTTCACCGGGGCCACCGAATCGCGGGCCGGGTTTTTCCAAACGGCCGAGGGGGGCACCATCTTTTTGGACGAGATCAGCGAAACATCGCTATCCATGCAGGTCAAACTTTTGCGGGTCCTGCAAAATCGTGAAGTAAGCATGGTTGGCGACAGCCGCACCCGTAAAGTCGATGTCCGGATTGTTGCGGCGACGAACAAAAACCTGCTGAACCTTGTCAACAAGGGCGCCGTCCGCGAGGATTTGTATTTCCGCCTGTCGGTGATCACCATCGCGGTACCGCCGCTTCGCGACCGCGGCGATGATGTGCTCTTATTGACCCGGCATTTTTCCGGGAAGTACGCCGAAGAGTACGGTAAACAGGCGCCGCATTTTACCGATGAAGTGCTGGCGGCACTGAAGAATTATTACTGGCCCGGAAATGTCCGCGAGCTGGAAAACCTGATGCACCGGTTGATTGTCATGACCGATTCCGAAACTATCGATGTCGCCGAGCTGCCGCCTTCGATGAGGTTCTCGGTATCGACGACAACCGGCCTGAATCGCTCGCTGGCCGATGTGGAACTGGAGTACATCAAGAATGTGCTGTCAAGTGTCTCTGGCAATAAGACGAAAGCGGCTGAAATTCTGGGAATCGACAGGAAAACATTACGAGAAAAACTCAAGGATACAAAGCCCGAATGA
- a CDS encoding DUF1722 domain-containing protein has product MTMSQKPSDDPRIRVGISSCLLGFKVRFDSGHKHDRYITDILGPYFKFVPVCPEVEVGMPIPREAVRLVGSPDAPRMVGNKTGTDWTERMNKYNTARVRQLEKDNLSGYILKKDSPSCGMERVKVYSEHIAERNGQGMYASALIKQFPLMPVEEEGRLNDAVLRDNFIVRIFAYHRLQQLFEGRTGRRAIVEFHTAHKYLLMAHSPKHYGQLGQLVAAVSDYKPSEFREKYSSIFMSCLAVHATAKKNVNVLQHILGYLKNHLTPEDKQYILQQIDDYHNLLVPLVVPLTLVKHYVFKHNIEYIKNQIYLNPHPKELMLRNHV; this is encoded by the coding sequence ATGACCATGTCGCAAAAACCATCGGATGATCCCCGCATAAGGGTCGGGATAAGCTCCTGCCTGCTCGGGTTCAAGGTGCGTTTTGATTCGGGTCATAAACATGACCGGTATATCACTGATATTTTGGGCCCATATTTCAAGTTTGTCCCGGTTTGCCCGGAAGTCGAGGTCGGGATGCCTATCCCGCGCGAGGCGGTCAGACTGGTCGGAAGTCCGGATGCGCCCCGGATGGTCGGGAATAAAACAGGAACGGACTGGACCGAACGAATGAACAAGTATAATACCGCGCGTGTCAGGCAGCTGGAAAAAGATAACCTTTCGGGGTATATCCTCAAGAAAGATTCGCCCAGTTGCGGTATGGAACGGGTCAAAGTCTATTCCGAACATATTGCCGAAAGAAACGGGCAGGGTATGTATGCATCAGCGTTGATAAAACAGTTCCCGCTTATGCCGGTAGAAGAAGAAGGGCGGCTCAATGATGCGGTTCTTCGGGATAATTTCATTGTCAGAATATTTGCCTATCACAGACTGCAGCAGTTGTTTGAGGGCCGGACCGGCCGCCGGGCCATTGTCGAGTTTCATACCGCCCACAAGTATCTCCTGATGGCGCACAGTCCCAAGCATTATGGGCAGCTTGGCCAACTGGTAGCGGCTGTTTCGGATTATAAGCCATCCGAATTCAGAGAAAAATATTCCTCCATTTTTATGAGTTGCCTGGCCGTTCATGCCACCGCCAAAAAGAATGTCAATGTTCTCCAGCACATTCTGGGCTACTTGAAAAATCACCTGACGCCCGAAGATAAGCAATATATCCTCCAGCAAATCGATGATTATCATAATCTTCTGGTGCCTCTGGTGGTCCCGCTGACACTCGTAAAACACTATGTATTCAAACACAATATCGAATATATCAAAAACCAGATTTATCTGAACCCGCATCCCAAAGAACTGATGCTTCGTAATCACGTGTAA
- a CDS encoding aminopeptidase — MKYRVNWLTPILTAVVLFACSLPAMSGEGGLSADNVAKIRASFEMDRYNRAMYNAVTNNNLSKLALNRDILREHNEIYSHKIKTKGITNQKSSGRCWLFSSLNMFRPVVIDKYNLDNFEFSQNYLAFWDKMEKSNTFLEFVIEMRDRDTFDRELSEILRHPIGDGGYWSYTVELIKKYGAVPKEIMPETNSSGNTGEMNNILERKLRTGAAAIRKMHQAGRPVKELRAEKDKILADVYKILIVNLGEPPTEFVWRYEIRDTTKTDTDTTADSTANANIDNRLIVAGTYTPKKFFEEVVAVDLDQYVNIFDNPTREYNNHFVASMARNMYDGKDLEYVSVPVENLKAIAMKSILNDDPVLFACDVGKDQDREDGIMAMNIYDYGTVFNTDLSMSKADMCNYYESTSNHMMLMIGVDILNDKPVKWQVENSWGDKNGSSGYWAMYNDWFGAYVYSVIVKKEYVPEEILKLYDKKPIVLPVWDPNTLMIRN; from the coding sequence ATGAAGTATCGTGTCAACTGGCTGACGCCGATTTTAACCGCCGTAGTATTGTTTGCATGTTCATTGCCCGCCATGTCCGGCGAAGGTGGATTATCCGCCGACAATGTCGCCAAAATCCGCGCCTCATTCGAGATGGACAGGTATAATCGTGCCATGTACAATGCTGTCACCAACAACAACCTCAGCAAGCTGGCCCTCAATCGCGATATCTTGCGTGAGCATAATGAAATTTACAGCCACAAGATCAAGACCAAGGGGATTACCAACCAGAAATCGTCCGGGCGATGCTGGCTGTTTTCCAGTCTAAATATGTTTCGTCCCGTTGTCATCGATAAATACAATCTTGACAACTTCGAGTTCTCGCAGAACTATCTGGCCTTCTGGGACAAAATGGAAAAATCCAACACTTTTCTCGAGTTTGTCATCGAAATGCGCGACCGCGACACTTTCGACCGCGAGCTGTCCGAAATTCTGCGGCACCCGATCGGTGACGGCGGCTACTGGTCATACACCGTTGAGCTTATCAAAAAATACGGCGCCGTTCCCAAAGAAATCATGCCGGAAACCAACAGCTCCGGCAACACCGGCGAAATGAATAATATCCTGGAACGAAAACTCCGCACCGGCGCCGCCGCGATACGGAAGATGCACCAGGCCGGCAGGCCGGTGAAAGAGCTTCGCGCCGAAAAAGATAAAATCCTGGCCGATGTTTATAAAATCCTGATCGTCAATCTGGGTGAGCCTCCGACCGAATTCGTGTGGCGCTATGAGATCAGGGATACCACCAAAACCGATACCGACACGACGGCCGACAGTACTGCCAATGCCAATATCGACAATCGCCTGATCGTGGCCGGAACATATACGCCGAAGAAATTCTTCGAAGAAGTGGTCGCGGTCGATCTGGATCAGTATGTCAATATCTTCGATAATCCGACACGCGAATATAACAATCATTTCGTGGCATCAATGGCCCGCAATATGTACGACGGCAAGGATCTCGAGTATGTCAGTGTGCCGGTCGAAAATCTGAAAGCGATTGCCATGAAGTCAATTCTCAATGATGACCCGGTCTTGTTTGCGTGTGATGTCGGCAAAGATCAGGATCGCGAGGACGGCATTATGGCGATGAATATTTACGATTATGGTACAGTGTTCAACACCGACCTGAGCATGTCCAAGGCCGACATGTGCAACTATTATGAAAGCACTTCCAACCACATGATGCTCATGATCGGTGTCGATATCCTGAATGACAAGCCGGTCAAGTGGCAGGTCGAGAACAGCTGGGGCGACAAGAACGGCAGCAGCGGCTATTGGGCGATGTATAACGACTGGTTCGGGGCCTATGTTTACAGCGTCATCGTCAAGAAGGAGTACGTGCCGGAAGAAATCCTGAAGCTGTATGACAAGAAACCGATTGTCCTTCCGGTCTGGGATCCGAATACTCTCATGATCCGGAATTGA
- a CDS encoding DNA methyltransferase — protein MSDKEISKYLKDVEKKLATGQAREHTYRPALENMLKALNSEVEVINDGRRIECGAPDLIINRGVIPIGYFEAKDIGKSLDDIVIDSARKKPKTHDGEQFKRFCEGLPNLILTDYLEFRWYYNGEHRMTARLASLDTKGKLKKVKDGEEEFRRLLTEFFAAQTVTVGTPKDLAARMASLAQIIRDIIVKAFASEDKGGKFHEEMEGFRKVLLHDLDSVKFADMYAQTICYGLFAARCNHDESKPFDRKSAIDDLPKTNPFLRKMFDHMAGVDLDERVRWAVDNLAELLNRADIEGILKDFGKRTRQDDPVVHFYETFLAAYDPRLREMRGVYYTPKPVVSYIVRSIDHILKTDFGIADGLADTTKIPIYKTVEDEKGNKKQEKVGECHKVLILDPAVGTGTFLHGVIDHIHEHLTQKGLRGTWSSYVTEHLLPRLFGFELLMAPYAVAHLKLALQLKDFGYDFGSDERLNIFMTNTLEEALDIEGFLGFDRWVAEEANAAGKVKIEKPVMVILGNPPYSGHSANKGDWIHNLLRGKDTLTGENTGNYFEVDGKPLGERNPKWLNDDYVKFIRFAQWRIEKTGYGILGFISNHGYLDNPTFRGMRQSLMNTFEDIYILDLHGNTKKKEKCPDGSKDENVFDIQQGVAIGIFVKKGNPFKDKDNILHREMWGNRKGKYNKLHSSSTADTGWNRTLKQSPYYLFTNKDDIIQQEYTAYNKITKIFENYVVGIVTSRDNLVVDISNDGLAKKINVFVGNDINDETVRNKYFNKKASARYPLGDTREWKLTEARKKARLDADRINKIVDILYRPFDIRKLFYAKYMIDRPRFDIMQHMIHGTNLALSTTRSIEIGRGWEHVFCTKHIIQHHTVSLKEVNFHFPLYIYLALEKSDLFNNNDIQLGYTDRRPNLNNDFIMAFSNKINLKYIINGRPYSDCGFSPADVFNYIYAVFHSPTYRTRYAEFLKIDFPRVPLTSNKSLFRELCELGGELVGLHLMEKHGPDMARFAINDGNEVNKVRYTEPKGKQPGRVWINETQYFEGVPPEVWAFHIGGYQVCQKWLKDRKGRILNHDDVVHYCHIVSALSETIRLMSEIDKSIDKHGGWPIQ, from the coding sequence ATGTCGGATAAAGAAATATCAAAATACCTCAAGGATGTTGAGAAGAAACTGGCCACCGGGCAGGCCCGCGAGCATACCTATCGACCGGCTCTGGAAAATATGTTAAAGGCTCTCAACAGCGAAGTTGAGGTTATTAATGACGGCCGGCGAATTGAATGCGGCGCGCCTGATTTGATTATAAATCGCGGCGTTATCCCGATAGGATATTTCGAAGCAAAAGATATCGGTAAATCGCTTGATGACATCGTAATTGATTCGGCGCGCAAAAAACCAAAGACGCATGACGGGGAACAATTCAAGCGCTTTTGCGAAGGTCTGCCCAATCTTATATTGACTGATTATCTTGAATTCCGCTGGTATTATAACGGAGAGCATCGAATGACCGCCCGGCTGGCCTCGCTTGATACTAAAGGAAAGCTGAAAAAGGTAAAAGATGGCGAGGAAGAATTCCGGCGATTGTTGACCGAGTTTTTTGCAGCGCAGACGGTGACGGTGGGAACGCCCAAAGACCTGGCGGCACGGATGGCTTCGCTGGCGCAGATTATCCGCGATATTATTGTCAAGGCATTCGCATCGGAAGATAAAGGCGGTAAATTCCATGAGGAAATGGAAGGCTTCCGCAAGGTGCTTTTACATGATCTCGATTCGGTCAAATTCGCCGATATGTATGCCCAGACAATATGTTATGGCCTTTTTGCCGCCCGGTGCAATCATGACGAAAGCAAGCCGTTCGACCGCAAAAGTGCCATCGATGATTTACCGAAAACCAACCCCTTTTTGCGCAAAATGTTCGATCATATGGCCGGGGTCGATCTGGATGAACGGGTGAGGTGGGCGGTCGATAATCTGGCCGAACTGCTCAACCGGGCCGATATTGAGGGGATTCTGAAAGATTTCGGCAAGCGGACGCGGCAGGATGATCCGGTAGTGCATTTTTATGAGACATTTCTGGCGGCCTACGATCCCCGTTTGCGGGAGATGCGCGGGGTATATTATACGCCCAAGCCGGTGGTGTCATATATTGTCCGGAGTATCGACCATATTCTTAAAACCGATTTCGGCATTGCGGACGGCCTGGCCGACACCACGAAAATCCCGATTTACAAAACGGTCGAGGACGAAAAGGGAAATAAAAAACAGGAAAAAGTGGGCGAATGCCACAAGGTTCTTATACTAGATCCGGCGGTCGGCACCGGCACTTTTCTGCACGGCGTAATCGACCACATTCATGAACATCTAACACAAAAGGGGCTGAGGGGGACTTGGTCGAGCTATGTTACGGAGCATCTTTTGCCGCGCCTTTTTGGTTTCGAGTTGCTCATGGCTCCTTATGCAGTGGCCCATCTCAAGCTTGCCTTGCAGTTGAAGGATTTTGGCTATGATTTTGGCTCGGATGAGCGCCTGAATATCTTCATGACTAATACGCTTGAGGAAGCCCTTGACATTGAAGGCTTTCTTGGTTTTGACCGCTGGGTCGCCGAAGAAGCCAATGCCGCCGGGAAAGTGAAGATCGAAAAGCCGGTTATGGTCATACTGGGCAATCCGCCATATTCGGGACACTCGGCAAACAAAGGAGACTGGATTCATAATTTACTGCGCGGCAAAGATACACTGACCGGAGAAAATACCGGAAATTATTTTGAAGTTGACGGTAAGCCATTGGGCGAACGTAACCCCAAATGGCTGAATGACGATTATGTAAAATTTATTCGCTTTGCTCAGTGGCGTATAGAGAAGACCGGCTATGGTATTCTCGGCTTTATCAGTAATCATGGTTATCTGGATAACCCGACATTTCGAGGTATGCGGCAGAGCCTGATGAATACTTTCGAGGATATTTATATTCTCGATTTGCATGGCAATACCAAAAAGAAAGAGAAATGCCCCGACGGTTCCAAAGATGAAAATGTTTTCGATATTCAGCAGGGCGTGGCGATAGGAATATTTGTAAAAAAAGGAAATCCATTCAAAGACAAAGATAATATATTACATAGAGAAATGTGGGGAAATCGAAAGGGGAAATACAATAAATTACATAGCAGTAGTACGGCCGACACAGGTTGGAATAGAACCTTAAAACAATCTCCGTATTATCTTTTTACTAATAAAGATGATATTATACAACAAGAGTATACTGCATATAACAAAATAACGAAGATTTTTGAAAATTATGTTGTTGGAATAGTTACTTCAAGAGATAATCTGGTGGTAGATATTTCAAATGATGGTCTTGCGAAGAAGATTAATGTGTTTGTAGGCAATGACATCAATGATGAGACTGTACGCAATAAGTATTTCAATAAAAAGGCAAGTGCTAGATATCCATTGGGAGACACTAGGGAGTGGAAATTAACAGAGGCTCGAAAGAAGGCACGTTTGGATGCCGATAGAATTAATAAGATAGTCGATATACTATATAGGCCATTTGATATTAGGAAACTTTTTTACGCAAAATATATGATTGACCGGCCTCGTTTTGATATAATGCAACATATGATACATGGTACAAATCTTGCTTTGAGTACAACAAGATCAATAGAGATAGGCAGAGGCTGGGAGCATGTGTTTTGTACGAAACACATTATTCAGCATCATACAGTGTCACTCAAGGAAGTCAATTTTCATTTCCCTCTCTATATCTATCTTGCGTTGGAGAAATCAGATTTATTCAATAATAACGACATCCAACTAGGCTACACTGACCGTAGACCAAATTTGAATAATGATTTCATTATGGCTTTTTCAAACAAAATAAACTTAAAATATATAATAAATGGCAGGCCTTATTCCGACTGCGGCTTTAGTCCTGCGGATGTGTTTAATTATATATACGCCGTTTTTCATTCGCCGACATACCGTACACGATATGCCGAATTCCTTAAGATAGATTTTCCACGAGTTCCGCTAACATCGAATAAAAGCCTATTCCGTGAGCTATGCGAGCTTGGCGGTGAGCTGGTGGGATTGCACCTGATGGAAAAACATGGCCCGGATATGGCCAGATTTGCGATTAACGACGGCAATGAAGTGAATAAGGTGCGCTACACCGAGCCGAAAGGGAAACAGCCGGGGCGTGTGTGGATCAATGAAACACAGTATTTCGAGGGAGTGCCGCCGGAAGTGTGGGCGTTTCATATCGGAGGGTATCAGGTCTGCCAGAAGTGGCTCAAAGACCGCAAAGGGCGGATTTTGAATCATGATGATGTCGTACATTATTGTCATATTGTTTCGGCTTTGTCAGAGACAATTCGCTTAATGTCAGAGATCGATAAATCAATCGACAAGCACGGGGGTTGGCCGATACAGTAG